One Burkholderia sp. 9120 genomic window, CCACAAATTTCTTATGCTGATGGTTCGGGCGCTGCCGCCACGCTGTAAGCCTCTACGCCTGTTCGACTCAACCTTAGCGTCGTCTCCGCGGCCTGCCCGCAAGACGTCATCCACTCACGAGGAAGTCAAACCCATGTCCGACCCGATCCAGATTCGCCCCGCCGCGCCCGCCGACTTCGACACCTGGCTGCCGCTATGGGACGCCTACAACGCGTTCTACGGCCGCTCGGGCGAAACGGCGCTGCCGCGCGAGATCACGCGCATCACCTGGGCGCGTTTCTTCGATGCCTACGAGCCGATGCATGCCATGGTCGCCGAACGCAACGGCCAACTGCTCGGCATCGTGCATTTCCTGTATCACCGTCATACGACGATGGCCGCGCCCACCTGTTATCTGCAAGACCTCTATACGCTCGACACCGAGCGCGGCAAGGGCGTGGGCCGCGCGCTGATCGAAGGGGTGTACGCGCGAGCCAGGGCGGATGGTCTGGAGCGCGTCTACTGGCAAACCCACGAAACCAATCAGACCGCGATGAAACTCTACGATCAGGTCGCGGATCACTCAGGCTTCGTGGTGTATCGCAAGGCGTTATAACGCCGCAGGTTTTCGATTCCCGCCCCGCCGGCGGACCGTGCCGCTCAAGTTTTACGTGCGGCTTGCCGTTATCGCCATTGGACGGAGCTACTCGCGGCTCCCGCGCGGTTGATCCGCGGCAACTTGGGCGATCTCCTCATGGAGGGGCGCGAAACGGAATCGGAAACTGACCATGCCTTCGATCATCGGCATCGATCTTGGAACCACGCATAGTCTCGCGGCGGTCTGGCGCGACAATCAGGCTGTCCTCATCCCGAATGCCTTGGGTGAGACGCTCACGCCTTCGTGCGTTTCGATCGACGACGACGGCTCGATCCTTATCGGCCGCCCCGCTCATGACCGTTTGCATACGCATCCCGAGCGAACCGCCGCGAACTTCAAGCGCTACATGGGCACGAACCGCAGCGTGCCGCTCGACACGCAAACGCTGCGTCCCGAGGAACTGTCCTCGCTGGTGCTCAAAGCGCTGAAGGCGGATGCCGAGGCCTTTCTCGGCGAAACGGTCCACGACGCGGTGATCGCCGTGCCTGCCTATTTCAGCGACGCGCAACGCAAAGCCACGCGCATTGCCGGCGAACTGGCCGGGCTCAAGGTGCGACGGCTCGTCAACGAACCGACCGCGGCGTCGCTCGCGTATGGCGTGCATCAGCGCGATAGC contains:
- a CDS encoding GNAT family N-acetyltransferase — protein: MSDPIQIRPAAPADFDTWLPLWDAYNAFYGRSGETALPREITRITWARFFDAYEPMHAMVAERNGQLLGIVHFLYHRHTTMAAPTCYLQDLYTLDTERGKGVGRALIEGVYARARADGLERVYWQTHETNQTAMKLYDQVADHSGFVVYRKAL